The following are encoded in a window of Mustela nigripes isolate SB6536 chromosome 3, MUSNIG.SB6536, whole genome shotgun sequence genomic DNA:
- the CLXN gene encoding calaxin yields MNRKKLQKLTDTLIKNCKHFNKFEVNCLINLFYNLVGEVTERQGTTIGLDRNAFRNILHVTFGMTDDMIMDRVFRGFDKDNDGCVNVSEWIYGLSVFLRGTLEEKMKYCFEVFDLNGDGFISKEEMFHMLKNSLLKQPSEEDPDEGIKDLVEITLKKMDHDHDGKLSFTDYEQAVREETLLLEAFGTCLPDPKSHMEFEAQVFKDPSEFNDI; encoded by the exons TTAATAAATTTGAAGTAAACTGTcttataaatcttttttataatttgGTGGGAGAAGTAACAGAGCGGCAAGGTACCACCATTGGGCTAGATCGTAATGCATTTCGAAACATCCTACACGTGACATTTGGAAtgacagatgacatgattatggACAGAG TATTCCGAGGTTTTGATAAGGACAACGATGGCTGTGTAAACGTATCAGAGTGGATTTATGGATTATCAGTATTTCTTCGAGgaactttggaagaaaaaatgaaat attgctttGAGGTGTTTGATTTGAATGGTGATGGATTCATTTCAAAGGAGGAAATGTTCCATATGTTGAAGAACAGCCTACTCAAACAGCCATCTGAAGAAGACCCTGATGAAGGAATTAAAGATTTGGTtgaaataacacttaaaaaaatg gatcatgaccatgATGGGAAGCTGTCTTTCACAGACTATGAACAGGCTGTAAGAGAAGAGACCCTTCTACTAGAAGCTTTTGGAACATGTCTTCCTGATCCAAAG AGTCATATGGAATTTGAAGCTCAAGTATTCAAAGATCCAAGTGAATTCAATGATATATGA